One Miscanthus floridulus cultivar M001 chromosome 11, ASM1932011v1, whole genome shotgun sequence DNA window includes the following coding sequences:
- the LOC136493693 gene encoding T-complex protein 1 subunit theta-like codes for MMGLGSMAGYGIQSMLKEGHRHLSGLEEAVLKNIDACRELSAITRTSLGPNGMNKMVINHLDKLFVTNDAATIVNELEVQHPAAKILVLAGRAQQEEIGDGANLTISFAGELLGKAEELIRMGLHPSEIIIGYTKAINKTIEILEDLVEKGSENMDVRNKEEVVLRMRSAVASKQFGQEDVLCPLVADACIQVCPKNPANFNVDNVRVAKLLGGGLHNSSVVRGMVLKNDAVGSIKRVEKAKIAVFVGGVDTSATETKGTVLIHSAEQLENYAKTEEAKVEELIKAVADSGAKVIVSGAAVGDMALHFCERYKLMVLKISSKFELRRFCRTTGAIAILKLSQPNADELGYADSVSVEEIGGTRVTVVKNEEGGNSVATVVLRGSTDSILDDLERAVDDGVNTYKSMCRDSRIIPGAAATEIELAKRLKEFSLKETGLDQYAIAKFAESFEMVPRTLAENAGLSAMEIISSLYAEHASGNVKVGIDLEEGACKDISTLKIWDLYVTKFFALKYSADAACTVLRVDQIIMAKPAGGPRRDAQPGGGMDED; via the exons ATGATGGGGCTCGGCTCAATGGCGGGCTACGGGATCCAGTCGATGCTCAAGGAGGGCCACCGCCACCTCTCCGGGCTCGAGGAGGCTGTGCTCAAGAACATCGACGCCTGCCGCGAGCTCTCTGCCATCACCCGCACCTCCCTGGGCCCCAACG GAATGAACAAGATGGTTATCAATCACTTGGACAAGCTGTTTGTCACAAACGATGCTGCCACCATCGTGAATGAGCTTGAGGTTCAGCACCCGGCTGCTAAGATCCTGGTACTGGCTGGCAGGGCTCAGCAGGAGGAGATTGGGGATGGAGCCAATCTCACCATATCATTCGCCGGCGAACTGCTTGGGAAGGCTGAGGAGCTCATCAGGATGGGCTTGCATCCGAGTGAGATCATCATTGGCTACACCAAAGCCATCAACAAG ACGATTGAGATCTTGGAGGATCTTGTTGAGAAAGGCTCAGAGAACATGGACGTAAGAAACAAGGAGGAGGTTGTGTTGAGGATGAGATCTGCTGTCGCAAGCAAACAGTTTGGCCAGGAGGATGTACTGTGCCCTCTTGTGGCTGAT GCCTGCATTCAAGTTTGCCCCAAAAATCCTGCAAACTTTAATGTCGACAATGTTAGAGTGGCTAAGTTGCTTGGAGGTGGTTTGCACAATTCTTCTGTGGTCCGTGGGATGGTTCTGAAAAATGATGCTGTTGGTAGCATCAAAAGGGTGGAGAAGGCAAAG ATTGCAGTATTTGTTGGTGGTGTCGATACCTCAGCAACTGAAACAAAGGGAACCGTGCTGATTCATTCCGCTGAGCAG CTAGAAAATTATGCTAAGACCGAGGAAGCTAAGGTGGAGGAGCTTATCAAAGCTGTCGCTGACTCAGGTGCCAAGGTTATTGTCAGTGGAGCTGCAGTTGGTGACATGGCACTACATTTCTGTGAACGTTACAa ATTGATGGTTCTGAAAATCAGCTCGAAGTTTGAACTGAGAAGATTCTGCCGTACTACTGGGGCTATTGCAATT TTGAAACTTAGCCAACCCAATGCGGACGAACTAGGATATGCAGACTCTGTTTCCGTTGAAGAAATTGGTGGTACTCGA GTTACTGTCGTCAAGAACGAAGAAGGTGGAAATTCAGTGGCTACTGTTGTCTTGAGAGGCAGTACTGACAGTATACTAGATGATCTTGAAAGAGCTGTTGATGATGGCGTCAATACGTACAAG TCAATGTGCAGGGACAGTAGGATAATTCCTGGTGCTGCTGCAACAGAAATAGAGCTGGCAAAGAGATTGAAGGAGTTCTCATTGAAGGAAACAGG GTTGGACCAGTATGCCATTGCAAAATTTGCTGAAAGCTTTGAAATGGTTCCAAGAACCCTGGCAGAAAATGCTGGACTTAGCGCAATGGAGATAATATCCTCTCTTTATGCTGAGCATGCTAGTGGCAATGTAAAAGTTGGCATTGACCTGGAGGAAGGTGCCTGCAAGGACATCTCGACCTTAAAAATATGGGACCTCTATGTCACAAA GTTTTTTGCCCTAAAATACTCTGCCGATGCTGCATGCACTGTGCTACGGGTTGACCAG ATCATCATGGCCAAGCCGGCAGGAGGTCCAAGAAGAGATGCCCAGCCTGGTGGTGGGATGGACGAGGATTAG